The Heterodontus francisci isolate sHetFra1 chromosome 4, sHetFra1.hap1, whole genome shotgun sequence DNA window AATACAACCACTTTTCAGGATGACTATTCCTTCAAAGTTCCAGCTCCTACAGAGAGCTTTAAACCTCCAAATGCAGCCAGGTTATCAAACATGCTGTTTGATGACATGACCAACTATCGGCAGCATTATGTACCATATATACACGAGCCCCGGAAAAGACGTGAACCTGAGCAATACAAGCCAAATGACGAACCTTTTGATGATCTTACTACTCACAGGAGAGATTTCAAAGGGCAGACAGGGGAGCTCACAGTGCCCATTCGACCTCCATGCACCAAACTCAGCTCCAATCAGCAGTTTTATGACCTGACTGAATTTCGTGACAAATACAGAACTTGGACTGTAGATCCACCAGCAGTTCACAAGGCTGTGGAGTTTGTGGCTCCTGAAGGTAAAATGAATCTGAGCACCACTACTCATACGGACTTTGTTGAGCATAGACTCCAACCTTTTGTTCCAGTCCGGCCTTTGCCACACACGAGTGGTCACAACATTTCATTTGAAGGACAGTCCACCATGAAGGCAGACTACAAGCCTTGGGATTCCATGCGGGAGCCTATGATTAAGCCGCGGCAAGAATTGGAGAAAGCAGTTGGCCAATTCGATGATATGACAACATTCAGGGCTCATTATGTACCTCACCAGATTAACCTCATGCATTCCTTCAAACCCCGCAACTCTTACATTCCTAGCACAATGCTGCTAGATAATGGAACCACGTATCAATTCAGTTATACGCCAAAAGCAGTCGAGATATGTCCTGCCTCATTTGCAGTACCTCCTGGTTATGAATATGTGGAAACTGATCCCCAAGGTCATAAGCTGTATCGCCCTGTGTctgaaagggagaatgtgcagCCCAGATTGTCAAACACCTCCATGGATTTGATTTCAAATATTCATGGCCCTCAAAAAGCTGCAAATGATTTGAAAGCAGGTTTCCTAAATGATGGAATAGTTGCAGCTTGAAGAAAACAAATCATTGACCCTTAAACTTATTGATCGTAAATTTTTGATCATCTTTTGATCTTTAACCCTAATTACAGATATACTTCCTTTTGTTTTATTTAGTGGCACTGGTAAAGACGAGGAATGTTTATTTTGAAGGTTTTTATTCCCTGAATAAGCCACAGCAAGTCTGCAATTCCTGTGGCTGAGAGCACAAGCAGACTCTCTCCCTGGCAATCAGGAGCAGCATTACTCTGGTTTGGCAATAACTCCTGCTCTgttctctccctcccctcaccctgTAGGATGGGGTCTGACCTGCTAGGTGCCTCCTCTCATCACCTTGACTGAGATTTTCTAAATTCTCTATTAACAACTCAGTAAAGTAAAATTGAAATCAGCTGTTTTCACTAAAAatgctgcatatttaaatgaggatTCAAATTTAGCATTTGGTTTGAAATGATGAAATATCAAACGCAGCTCTATATCTCCTTGCAGTATTCCATGTGATTGGAACTTGGGTAGTGAAGACAGAgatcctggaatcatttaagaaagagTTGTATGCTGTAACATGGGGACTGCAGGTTTTTACTGGGTGGATGAGCCATGCTGGGGCAAATCTTATCCAAGTCTATTCGTGATCTCTGCAAACATTTGATTCTGTGACCTGCAGTTTTCCTATGTGATTGGATACTCTTCtgttgttaaaggtgcaatatttgCAGCagctgtttttaaaaataaaattcagaTGAACTGCATTGGAATGAATATTTCAAATTTGGGAGAGGGGGACCAAACGCAACTTCCAAAAACAGACACTATTAGCAAAAGGAACTTGGCAAGGAAGGAAATTATTACGTTAGTAAAAGTGACACCTGAAAAAGGTGTCTCcaccaaaagcttttaaaacattccAGATTTCAATCTAGCTGACGACATTACCAAGCCATTGAGTGATCTTTTCTTAATGCACCTTTTAAAGGACCAAGGatgtaaatgaaaaaaaaaatttgaacaTTAGAAAGTAAACATGTTTCTTTTTGCAATCAATACCCATTTAATTCAGAAAATGAGTTGTCTATTTTTACCACACCAATGGGAGAGTTAATGGCATTTTACAGTTATTATTACAATTCATATACTATACGCTGCCTGTAACTGCAAGCTTAATGCTATGTCTAGTCGCCTAATGAACAATAGAATATGTTACATTCAGATTGCAGTAAAAATTAGTATTGTAATTCACATTTTTTGCTCTAATATGTTGCTTTCCCTCCATTTGCAGAACCATATCTTTCTTGCCATGCACTATGTACTATGCATGGAGGCAGTATTGATGTATTTCAAAGCCACCAACATGAATTCTTAACTTATTCAAATGGCCAATACCATCACTAAAACCCAGCAGAAAGTTAAAGGCTCATTTCCTTCTCCAACATTCCTCCAGAATTTTTCCCTGTTGACCAATAATTGTCCTGGTAATAGATTTTGATGCACTTGTTTATATTTATTTTTCTGCAACAAGGGTTGTGACCTATATAAAACCTTAAGACCTCAATTCGGATATTGTGTGCATTCATGGGctccacactagaggaaggatattgaggctttagagagggtacagtgtTGATTGAATGGGTGCTGCCTGGTGTGAGGATTTATAAATGTGAAGAAAGATTTGAAAAATTGGATATTGTTGATCGAACAAAGATTATTGGGAatactgtgggaaaatggcattgaggtatgatctagttgaatggcggagcaggcttgaggggctgaattgcctcctcctgctcctatttcctacattCTTATATTATGGGGCaatatgatagaagtgtttaacattatgaaaggACAGACTGCAGTAGTTGAGGGGCCAAGAAGAAGGGCTGATTGATGCAAGATTAAATGTTAAGAGATTTAGAATAAAgggcaggagaaatttcttcatggtGTGGTggtgctgtggaattcacttccagggttaatgGTTGGGGCGGAAACCATGTCAACTTTAAGGACTAGTTTGGAGAGATGGAATTGGAGATAAAGGGATGTAGGAACAGGGTAGGTAAATGTGGTTAGACTATTTGCTGATGTGGAGGGTAAACACTGACCTAGACTGGTTGGCTCAAAGGCCTGTTTCTGCATTGTAACccctgtgtgtatgtgttcctatgTATGTTCACAATCTCAGTGATCTATTTGaccttgagctgagcttctgaAGTCTTATCCTGTTCATCACAAAGACCATCCATTTCCCTTTCTATAACATCAACTAACTCTGCTGCTATCTCAGCCCATCCACCACTGATGACCCTCATCCTTTTCACTTCTAGCCTCGACTATTCGGCTTCCTATCTTCCACCTCCTGTAAACtgtagctcatccaaaactctgattctCCTATTctttcctgtttacccatcacaacTGTCTAACTGACCTCGCCCCTCTCAATCTCTGTATTCTGCTCTAAGCCCGACAGCCCTCTCACCCCCTTATCTGCCACCTTGCCCCCTGCACCCCCCAATATCTCAATTCTTTTGACTCTGACCTCTCTTCCTCCCTTCACCCCACATTGACAGCCATGCCTTAATCCACCTAGGTTCCACATTCTGAAATCCCCTTTCAAGCCCTCTTTCTTGCCCTCTTTAatacctatctctttgatcaagcttttggtcatgtttCTGACTATCACTTTCATTTGCTCAGCAGCCATTTTCCTTACACCTGTGTGAAGCACATTGgggtgtttttctatgttaaagttgctatataaatacaagctgtgtaCATATCAAAAGTAGATCTCAATCAGTGGCCTTCCTGTCTATGATTAAGTTTTACAGAAGTATTAAAGGTGAATGCAGAATACCCAATAAATTGGCACAGAATAAACTGGGTGACATTCATTTCAGTCCCTTTTTCTCTGGTAAGCTAATTCAAAATTCAAACATCAGCTGAACAAGTGAAATGCAAAACGTTGTCTGGAATTGACTAGTTTAACAATTTCCCAATAGTAAAACTGAACCAATTCAATTTAGCATTGCAATTCAAAGCCCTATTCCATTCAAAAATAGCCACACATTAATTTAATATTCTATACAAAGCCCAAatcctctgtaatggccacaacatggaATAGTGGACTACATAAAGCAAATGACATCCTACCATTTAGCTTTATATTGCAGCTCCAATTTAAGATAAATCACAAACTGAGCTCAATATTTTTGTATTTTGACTTTGTACGTTTTGAAAAGTGGTAGTTTGGTTTTAGTTTTTGTAACCTGCCCATAAATCATCCACAGATGTCACAAAAAATCTTGGTAACTTTACAGAAGATTTTGTACAGATTTCTTTTGTTTATTCATCTCAACCCAAGTATCAGTAAAGTTGATCAGTCCCTCTCGATGCACCATTGATAAGTTCCCTATAATTAAA harbors:
- the LOC137368743 gene encoding stabilizer of axonemal microtubules 2-like produces the protein MKRKCICELCTCGRHRCPHLPTAIFEKINKPCLITEYVEKYAPFGNVQPRESYKPREDYERHQGKMQSTTTFRADYIPHDVQPRPGRIIEEFRQPQGAMNLDTTYKRDFNPHSIQPAAPARPLEQRHITEAKMETIPTYKDHYKQWELSKRETTKPEYTFKVPSIKFRNTTTFQDDYSFKVPAPTESFKPPNAARLSNMLFDDMTNYRQHYVPYIHEPRKRREPEQYKPNDEPFDDLTTHRRDFKGQTGELTVPIRPPCTKLSSNQQFYDLTEFRDKYRTWTVDPPAVHKAVEFVAPEGKMNLSTTTHTDFVEHRLQPFVPVRPLPHTSGHNISFEGQSTMKADYKPWDSMREPMIKPRQELEKAVGQFDDMTTFRAHYVPHQINLMHSFKPRNSYIPSTMLLDNGTTYQFSYTPKAVEICPASFAVPPGYEYVETDPQGHKLYRPVSERENVQPRLSNTSMDLISNIHGPQKAANDLKAGFLNDGIVAA